In Blastopirellula sediminis, the following proteins share a genomic window:
- a CDS encoding glycoside hydrolase family 99-like domain-containing protein, with amino-acid sequence MKRLLASLLLLIVVASNVAAAEPPRDLVLAYYYPWYLKGDWTRHGYFGEPTLGNYGTDDPQIAEQHIRWGKEAGLDGFVVSWGGPQDMTDKHFRAGYLKSENSADLKYAFIYESLGRLDGADGKTNERIDFSNRRVVRRFQEDLAYLNKQFCGDDRYLKVDGRPVIVLYVTRTFRNFNAEILKKIEEEVGQKFYFIADESFILGEQKDPATAENGLRDGKPLFDAYTAYNMFESDLVKEGEPAVDYMRREAIPVFQTWSAETVFCPTLMPKYHDFRGKRTLTGTPAEYKSMVAMMQALPKKPVGHGIGAIYLITSWNEWWEGTTIEPDTTDGKAFLEANREAFGR; translated from the coding sequence ATGAAACGTCTCCTTGCGTCTCTCCTGCTGTTGATCGTCGTTGCAAGCAATGTCGCCGCGGCCGAACCGCCGCGCGATCTGGTCCTCGCCTACTACTATCCGTGGTATCTGAAAGGAGACTGGACGCGGCATGGTTACTTTGGCGAGCCGACCCTTGGCAACTACGGCACCGACGATCCCCAGATCGCCGAGCAACATATTCGCTGGGGGAAAGAAGCGGGGCTCGACGGGTTCGTCGTCTCGTGGGGCGGGCCACAAGATATGACCGACAAACATTTTCGCGCCGGTTATCTGAAATCGGAAAACTCCGCCGATCTGAAATACGCGTTCATCTACGAGTCGCTCGGCCGGCTCGATGGCGCCGATGGAAAGACAAACGAGCGGATCGATTTCTCCAACCGCCGCGTCGTCCGTCGCTTTCAAGAGGATCTCGCCTATCTCAACAAACAGTTTTGCGGCGACGATCGCTATTTGAAAGTTGATGGTCGCCCGGTGATCGTCCTCTACGTAACGCGCACGTTTCGCAACTTTAACGCCGAGATCTTAAAGAAGATCGAAGAGGAGGTGGGGCAAAAGTTTTACTTCATCGCCGACGAGTCGTTCATTTTGGGTGAGCAGAAGGATCCCGCCACCGCCGAGAACGGTCTGCGCGACGGCAAGCCGCTGTTCGACGCCTACACCGCCTACAACATGTTTGAAAGCGACCTGGTGAAAGAAGGAGAGCCGGCGGTCGACTACATGCGACGAGAAGCGATTCCTGTTTTCCAGACGTGGTCGGCCGAGACCGTCTTCTGCCCAACGCTGATGCCGAAGTACCATGACTTCCGCGGAAAACGTACGTTGACCGGTACTCCGGCAGAGTACAAATCGATGGTCGCCATGATGCAGGCGTTGCCCAAGAAGCCCGTCGGCCACGGTATCGGCGCGATCTACCTGATCACTAGCTGGAACGAATGGTGGGAAGGGACGACGATTGAGCCGGACACGACCGACGGCAAAGCGTTCCTCGAAGCCAATCGCGAAGCTTTTGGGCGATAG
- a CDS encoding methyl-accepting chemotaxis protein, producing the protein MKIQTKLTAILTLLILGVVAFAWQAYRNSAVVAEDAADVRRMSEVSIAIGNLLHETQKERGMSAGYLGSGGVNFAKELPEQRDETDKRLADLRTTLDSVRSELDPQVMQRSESAMERLQELQSVRQRITARQIPPPLAIAYYTDTNKLLIDAIASNVFDVADGPLQRRLNSYLHLLMAKEQAGIERAVLAKVFSSDAMSRDEFVRLIRLISTQEAYLNDFRGSATPQLTTMLDEAQEAAASKLVADYRAAAIERAEMGAFEKEATKWFAAKTAQIDLYKKMEEAASTEILQASEQLRSHASFVARSTFTAALITIGVCVCGGVWMLRSLRSRFAHLIGSMRDIAEGDSDLRKRLPDSTDEFGDVAKWFNKFAARLQGLVGNVRTNSTTLNHSAFELASTATQLSSGVRNARTSTTTMAAAAEEMTASLAQLDATCKNISGNINGVASNIGDMANSVREIASNAEQTAATTDGVSRTVTRSNEQITQLSHEADAIGKVVDVIRDIAEQTNLLALNATIEAARAGEAGKGFAVVATEVKLLAQQTANATEEIRRQVQAIQSAAGESVASINEITGAIGSVSSAARTIAAAVEQQSTATRQISTSVQDTVSAVSALTIGISESAAASGEISRGLTSVDSVIAETAAAAQQTDTSSSSLKNLASGLETLVVEFTT; encoded by the coding sequence ATGAAGATTCAAACGAAACTAACCGCGATTCTGACGTTGCTGATACTCGGCGTCGTCGCGTTCGCCTGGCAAGCGTATCGCAATTCCGCCGTGGTCGCCGAGGACGCCGCGGACGTACGCCGGATGTCGGAGGTTTCGATCGCCATCGGCAATTTGCTGCACGAGACGCAAAAAGAACGAGGAATGTCGGCCGGGTATCTCGGCAGCGGCGGAGTCAACTTTGCGAAAGAGTTGCCCGAGCAGCGAGACGAAACCGACAAGCGCCTCGCCGATCTGCGCACGACGCTCGATTCGGTCCGGAGTGAGCTCGATCCGCAAGTCATGCAGCGTAGCGAGTCGGCGATGGAGCGTCTCCAAGAGTTGCAGTCGGTCCGCCAGCGAATCACCGCCCGACAGATTCCGCCGCCGCTGGCGATCGCCTACTATACCGATACGAACAAGCTGCTGATCGACGCGATCGCATCCAACGTCTTTGACGTCGCAGACGGCCCGCTGCAGCGCCGCTTGAACTCGTACCTTCACTTGTTGATGGCGAAAGAGCAGGCCGGAATCGAACGAGCGGTCCTCGCCAAAGTCTTCAGCAGCGACGCGATGAGCCGCGACGAGTTTGTGCGTTTGATTCGCCTGATCTCGACGCAGGAAGCCTATTTGAATGACTTCCGGGGGAGCGCTACGCCGCAGTTGACGACGATGCTCGACGAGGCGCAGGAAGCGGCGGCGTCAAAGTTGGTCGCCGACTATCGCGCCGCGGCGATCGAGCGGGCCGAGATGGGCGCCTTTGAAAAAGAGGCGACCAAGTGGTTCGCCGCCAAGACCGCTCAGATCGACTTGTACAAGAAAATGGAAGAGGCGGCGTCGACCGAGATTTTGCAAGCGTCGGAGCAACTTCGATCCCACGCTAGCTTCGTCGCTCGCAGCACTTTCACTGCAGCGCTGATCACGATCGGCGTTTGCGTCTGCGGCGGCGTTTGGATGCTCCGCTCGCTGCGAAGTCGCTTCGCCCATCTGATCGGCAGCATGCGTGACATCGCCGAAGGGGATTCGGACTTGCGAAAGCGGTTGCCGGACTCTACCGATGAATTTGGCGATGTGGCGAAGTGGTTCAACAAATTCGCCGCTCGCTTGCAAGGATTGGTCGGTAACGTTCGGACCAACTCAACTACTCTGAACCACTCGGCCTTTGAATTGGCCTCGACTGCGACGCAGTTGTCGAGCGGCGTTCGCAATGCCCGGACTTCGACGACGACGATGGCTGCGGCGGCCGAAGAGATGACTGCAAGCCTGGCGCAATTGGACGCGACCTGCAAGAACATCAGCGGCAACATCAACGGCGTCGCCAGCAACATTGGGGATATGGCCAATTCGGTCCGCGAGATCGCGTCGAACGCCGAACAGACCGCGGCGACGACCGACGGCGTCAGCCGCACCGTTACCCGCAGCAACGAACAGATCACGCAGTTGAGCCACGAAGCGGATGCGATCGGCAAGGTGGTCGATGTGATTCGCGACATCGCCGAACAGACCAATCTGTTGGCGCTGAACGCGACGATCGAAGCGGCTCGAGCCGGCGAGGCAGGCAAAGGATTCGCCGTCGTGGCGACCGAGGTCAAATTGCTCGCCCAGCAAACGGCCAATGCGACGGAAGAGATCCGCCGTCAGGTGCAAGCGATTCAATCGGCGGCCGGCGAGTCGGTGGCGTCGATCAACGAGATCACCGGCGCCATCGGTTCGGTCAGCTCCGCCGCGCGAACGATTGCGGCGGCGGTTGAACAGCAAAGCACGGCAACGCGACAGATTTCGACTTCGGTTCAAGACACCGTGAGCGCAGTGTCGGCATTGACGATCGGCATTAGCGAATCGGCGGCCGCCAGCGGAGAGATTTCTCGCGGGCTGACCAGCGTCGATTCGGTGATCGCCGAAACGGCCGCTGCGGCGCAGCAGACCGACACGTCCAGCTCTTCGCTGAAGAATTTGGCCAGCGGACTGGAAACGCTCGTCGTCGAGTTCACGACGTAG